One genomic segment of Penaeus chinensis breed Huanghai No. 1 chromosome 24, ASM1920278v2, whole genome shotgun sequence includes these proteins:
- the LOC125037890 gene encoding uncharacterized PE-PGRS family protein PE_PGRS10-like — protein sequence MKPEAQGRRSGALAGSGALAGSGAALRGSRSGAALRGSRRLRSGAQGLSQAQGRRSGALAGSGAALRGSRRLRGGAQGLSQAQGRRSGALVGSGAALRGSRSGAALRGSRRLRGGAQGLSQAQGRRSGALVGSGAALRGSRRLRSRAQGLSQAQGRRSGALVGSGAALRGSRRLRGGAQGLSQAQGWRSKALVGSWAAASGGLAPGHSPGGRGS from the exons ATGAAGCCCGAGGCTCAGGGGCGGCGCTCAGGGGCTCTCGCAGGCTCAGGGGCTCTCGCAGGCTCAGGGGCTGCGCTCAGGGGCTCTC GCTCAGGGGCGGCGCTCAGGGGCTCTCGCAGGCTCAGGAGCGGCGCTCAGGGGCTCTCGCAGGCTCAGGGGCGGCGCTCAGGGGCTCTCGCAGGCTCAGGGGCGGCGCTCAGGGGCTCTCGCAGGCTCAGGGGCGGCGCTCAGGGGCTCTCGCAGGCTCAGGGGCGGCGCTCAGGGGCTCTCGTAGGCTCAGGAGCCGCGCTCAGGGGCTCTC GCTCAGGGGCGGCGCTCAGGGGCTCTCGCAGGCTCAGGGGCGGCGCTCAGGGGCTCTCCCAGGCTCAGGGGCGGCGCTCAGGGGCTCTCGTAGGCTCAGGAGCCGCGCTCAGGGGCTCTCGTAGGCTCAGGAGCCGCGCTCAGGGGCTCTCGCAGGCTCAGGGGCGGCGCTCAGGGGCTCTCGTAGGCTCAGGAGCCGCGCTCAGGGGCTCTCGCAGGCTCAGGGGCGGCGCTCAGGGGCTCTCGCAGGCTCAGGGGTGGCGCTCAAAGGCTCTCGTAGGCTCATGGGCGGCCGCGTCGGGAGGCCTTGCGCCAGGACACTCCCCAGGCGGCCGTGGAAGTTAG